The following coding sequences are from one Prochlorococcus sp. MIT 0604 window:
- the ppk1 gene encoding polyphosphate kinase 1, producing MKSQADVFINRELSWIEFNKRVLLTGMEKEYKILDKVKFCSIFSNNLDEFFMVRVASLKAQVEAEITKKSIDGLTPKEQLRKINNEIKKLTTLQENYVNNELNNELKEKGIILKKYKDLSESQRNWCNNFFTTSIFPLLTPLVVDPAHPFPFISNLSLNLAALIRDGENSKNQFVRVKIPTKKINRFIQIPNEIIQYDDKSSHVFISVEDLIGNNINNLFNGMECINYSFFRVTRDADLELKELEADDLLLAVEQSLQKRRLGGDLVRLEVESNMPENILKPLVESISIQEEYIYFCKSFLGLDDLNQLTKINRDDLKENLLIGKTHPQLKNLDLSSDKNLNYIFDVLRKKNILLHHPYDLFKTSVEEFINKAADDPLVMAIKITLYRVSKDSPIIAALMRAAENGKEVMTLVELKARFDEDNNIQWAKQLEQAGVHVVYGIIGFKTHTKIALIVRKEKGRLRNFFHIGTGNYNSNTSRFYTDLGLLSTDPDIASDLLELFNYLSGFSKQKSYQKLLVSPSSMREKFIFLIKREIKNAVEGKKAEIIAKMNSLVDPEIIKLLYLASNSGVKIILIVRGICCLYPQRKNLSENIKVISIIGHFLEHSRIFWFCNNGDNEVFIGSADWMRRNLDRRIEAVTPIEDYELKSKIYSLLQTYIKDDYFSWIMKEDGSYSKLKLDSSENRSQINLIKK from the coding sequence ATGAAAAGCCAGGCAGATGTTTTTATTAATAGAGAATTAAGTTGGATTGAATTCAATAAAAGAGTACTCCTAACTGGTATGGAAAAAGAGTACAAAATCCTAGATAAAGTGAAATTTTGTTCAATTTTTAGTAATAATCTTGATGAGTTTTTTATGGTTAGGGTAGCTTCATTAAAGGCTCAAGTTGAAGCAGAAATTACCAAAAAAAGTATTGACGGACTTACACCTAAAGAGCAATTAAGGAAAATCAACAATGAAATAAAAAAATTAACTACTCTTCAAGAAAACTATGTAAATAATGAATTAAATAATGAATTAAAAGAAAAAGGTATAATTTTAAAAAAATATAAGGACCTAAGTGAAAGTCAAAGAAATTGGTGTAATAATTTCTTCACTACATCTATTTTCCCTCTATTAACTCCATTAGTTGTTGATCCAGCACATCCATTTCCTTTTATAAGTAATTTAAGTCTAAATTTGGCAGCTCTAATAAGAGATGGGGAAAATTCTAAAAATCAGTTTGTCAGAGTAAAAATACCAACAAAAAAAATAAATCGATTTATACAAATTCCCAATGAAATTATTCAATATGATGATAAAAGTTCTCACGTTTTTATAAGTGTTGAAGATTTAATTGGGAATAATATAAATAATTTATTTAACGGAATGGAATGTATAAATTACTCTTTTTTTAGAGTCACAAGAGATGCAGATTTAGAATTAAAAGAACTTGAAGCTGATGATCTTCTTCTAGCAGTTGAACAAAGTTTGCAAAAGAGAAGATTAGGTGGAGACCTAGTTAGATTAGAAGTTGAATCGAATATGCCAGAAAATATTCTTAAACCACTAGTTGAAAGTATCTCAATACAAGAAGAATATATATACTTTTGTAAAAGTTTTTTAGGCCTTGACGATTTAAATCAGCTGACAAAAATAAATAGAGATGATTTAAAAGAAAATCTGCTAATTGGGAAAACTCACCCACAATTAAAAAATTTAGATTTATCTTCAGACAAAAACCTCAATTATATTTTTGATGTACTTAGGAAAAAAAATATTCTGCTTCATCATCCGTATGACTTATTTAAAACTTCAGTAGAAGAATTTATAAATAAAGCAGCTGATGATCCACTTGTAATGGCTATAAAAATTACTTTATATCGAGTTTCAAAAGATTCTCCTATTATCGCAGCTTTAATGAGAGCTGCAGAGAATGGGAAAGAGGTAATGACTCTTGTTGAACTAAAAGCAAGGTTTGACGAAGACAATAATATTCAATGGGCAAAGCAACTTGAACAAGCTGGCGTTCATGTTGTCTATGGAATCATAGGATTTAAAACACATACAAAAATAGCTTTAATAGTTAGAAAAGAAAAAGGACGCTTAAGAAATTTTTTTCATATTGGAACTGGTAATTATAACTCTAATACTTCAAGGTTTTATACAGATTTAGGATTACTTTCAACAGATCCTGATATTGCATCAGATTTACTTGAGTTGTTTAATTACTTATCAGGTTTTTCTAAGCAAAAAAGTTATCAAAAATTATTAGTTTCTCCCTCATCGATGAGAGAAAAATTTATTTTTCTAATAAAGAGAGAAATAAAAAATGCAGTAGAAGGTAAAAAAGCTGAAATAATTGCAAAAATGAATTCTTTAGTAGACCCTGAAATAATTAAACTTCTTTATTTAGCTTCTAATTCAGGTGTAAAAATTATTCTTATCGTAAGAGGTATTTGTTGTTTATATCCCCAAAGAAAAAATTTAAGTGAAAATATTAAAGTCATCAGCATTATTGGCCATTTTCTTGAACACTCAAGAATTTTTTGGTTTTGTAATAACGGTGATAATGAGGTTTTTATTGGGAGTGCAGATTGGATGAGAAGAAATCTTGATAGAAGAATAGAAGCTGTTACTCCGATAGAGGATTATGAATTGAAATCTAAAATATACTCGCTTTTGCAAACCTACATTAAAGATGATTACTTTTCTTGGATAATGAAGGAAGATGGTTCTTATTCGAAATTGAAATTAGATTCATCAGAGAATCGTTCGCAAATTAACCTCATAAAAAAATAA
- a CDS encoding RpoD/SigA family RNA polymerase sigma factor — protein MGIPLESTKSSSDKNFDEPRLPNTAGKSRKSKSSLTAKQSQKKSGRLASDSIGYYLSSIGRVPLLTPAEEIELAHHVQSMKKLLQIPETDRTQRNLYQIKIGKRARDRMMAANLRLVVSVAKKYQNQGLELLDLVQEGAIGLERAVDKFDPAMGYKFSTYAYWWIRQGMTRAIDNSARTIRLPIHISEKLSKMRRVSRELSHKFGRQPTRLEMATEMGIDQKDLEDLISQSAPCASLDAHARGEEDRSTLGELIPDPNCEEPMEGMDRTIQKEHLGTWLSQLNEREQKIMKLRFGLDGEEPLTLAEIGRQINVSRERVRQLEAKAILKLRVMTTHQKAA, from the coding sequence ATGGGGATCCCTCTGGAATCTACGAAAAGCTCTTCAGATAAAAATTTTGATGAGCCAAGATTACCAAACACTGCGGGCAAGTCTCGCAAATCGAAATCCAGTCTTACGGCAAAACAAAGCCAAAAAAAATCTGGCAGACTCGCTTCAGATTCTATTGGCTATTACTTAAGTAGCATTGGAAGAGTACCTCTATTGACTCCAGCAGAGGAAATAGAGTTGGCTCACCATGTTCAGAGCATGAAAAAGTTGCTACAAATTCCCGAAACTGATAGAACGCAACGAAATCTTTATCAAATTAAAATTGGCAAAAGAGCCAGAGATAGAATGATGGCAGCTAATCTAAGGCTTGTTGTCTCCGTTGCAAAAAAATACCAAAACCAAGGTCTTGAATTATTAGATCTTGTCCAAGAGGGAGCTATTGGCCTTGAGAGAGCTGTAGATAAATTTGATCCTGCTATGGGATATAAATTCTCAACTTATGCTTACTGGTGGATTAGGCAAGGAATGACAAGGGCTATTGATAATAGTGCAAGAACAATTCGTTTGCCTATTCACATAAGTGAAAAACTATCCAAAATGAGAAGAGTCTCTCGAGAATTATCACATAAATTTGGTAGACAACCTACCAGATTAGAAATGGCAACTGAAATGGGAATTGATCAAAAAGATTTAGAAGATTTAATTTCGCAAAGTGCTCCTTGCGCTTCCCTAGATGCTCACGCTAGAGGCGAAGAGGATAGAAGTACTCTTGGTGAACTCATACCTGATCCAAACTGTGAAGAGCCTATGGAAGGTATGGATAGAACAATTCAAAAAGAGCATTTAGGAACTTGGCTTTCGCAATTAAATGAAAGAGAACAAAAAATAATGAAGCTTAGATTTGGCTTAGATGGTGAAGAGCCATTAACACTCGCAGAAATAGGAAGACAAATTAATGTTTCACGAGAAAGAGTAAGGCAACTAGAAGCTAAAGCAATATTAAAACTTAGAGTAATGACAACTCATCAAAAAGCAGCTTAA
- a CDS encoding diacylglycerol/polyprenol kinase family protein, whose protein sequence is MIKFTVILLYLFSIFLISIVFKKYNEDSREIVRKIIHIGIGPLIPIAQFLKINQNSALIFTGIVSIMVFINYTYKLFPTIEDIERKSYGTLFYCLSLFILIYLFWDKDPYALISGFFIMTFGDGLAGLIGKSLNSKSWIFFKQKKSLYGTMTMFLTSLIVVCSVGYAQENSLNLNYFTIAFLATLLEQFSVLGIDNLIVPISSALFFNFFITN, encoded by the coding sequence TTGATAAAATTTACCGTAATTTTATTATATTTATTTTCAATTTTTTTAATATCAATAGTTTTTAAAAAATATAATGAAGATAGCAGAGAAATCGTCAGAAAAATAATTCATATTGGAATAGGACCTTTAATACCAATTGCTCAATTTTTAAAAATCAATCAAAACTCTGCTCTAATTTTTACAGGAATTGTTTCAATAATGGTTTTCATAAATTACACCTATAAATTATTTCCAACAATTGAAGATATTGAGAGAAAGAGTTATGGAACATTATTTTATTGTCTAAGTTTATTTATTTTGATTTATCTTTTCTGGGATAAAGATCCATATGCATTAATTAGTGGATTTTTCATAATGACTTTTGGTGATGGATTAGCTGGGTTAATAGGAAAAAGCTTGAATTCAAAGAGTTGGATTTTTTTTAAACAAAAAAAATCTTTATATGGAACTATGACAATGTTTTTAACAAGTTTGATAGTAGTTTGCTCAGTAGGATACGCCCAAGAAAATAGTTTAAATTTAAATTATTTTACAATAGCTTTTTTAGCGACTTTGCTCGAACAATTTAGTGTTTTAGGAATAGATAATCTCATTGTTCCAATTTCTTCAGCATTATTTTTTAATTTTTTTATAACTAACTAA
- a CDS encoding 3-deoxy-7-phosphoheptulonate synthase has translation MTTSSNNSALEKTSDLHVVETRPLIPPSRLHHDIPLDHASANTVSKTRRSIQNILHHNDQKLLVIVGPCSIHDLEAAKEYSKYIQHFREIYNDKLEIIMRVYFEKPRTTIGWKGLINDPHLDDSYDINTGLRRARSLLSYLATRGIPSATELLDPIVPQYIADLISWTAIGARTTESQTHREMASGLSMPIGFKNGTDGSFTTAINAMESASKSHHFLGVNENGMASIVNTTGNPDGHIVLRGGSKGPNFENDHVKRISAELKQCNLPHKVMIDCSHGNSNKDFRKQSEVLKNIASQISNGEKNILGVMLESHLKEGNQKLLKKEDLQFGKSITDACIDIETTRELLAILYNSLS, from the coding sequence ATGACGACATCATCAAATAATTCAGCTTTAGAAAAGACATCAGATTTACATGTTGTTGAAACACGTCCATTAATACCTCCAAGCAGATTACATCATGATATACCTTTAGATCACGCCTCTGCCAATACAGTATCTAAAACAAGAAGATCGATACAAAATATTTTGCATCATAATGATCAGAAGCTTCTGGTAATCGTGGGTCCATGTTCAATTCATGATCTTGAGGCGGCAAAGGAATATTCAAAATATATTCAACATTTCCGAGAAATTTATAATGATAAATTAGAAATAATCATGAGAGTATACTTTGAAAAACCAAGAACTACCATTGGTTGGAAGGGATTGATAAATGATCCTCATCTAGATGATTCTTATGATATTAATACTGGTTTAAGAAGGGCACGAAGTTTGCTTTCATATTTAGCAACACGTGGTATACCTTCTGCTACAGAATTACTTGATCCAATTGTTCCTCAATACATTGCTGATTTAATAAGTTGGACAGCCATAGGTGCGCGGACTACAGAAAGTCAAACTCATAGGGAAATGGCATCAGGATTATCAATGCCTATAGGCTTTAAAAATGGAACGGATGGTTCTTTTACTACTGCAATTAATGCAATGGAGTCAGCTTCAAAATCCCATCATTTCTTAGGTGTAAATGAAAATGGAATGGCTTCTATAGTTAATACCACAGGAAATCCAGATGGACATATAGTTTTAAGGGGCGGTTCAAAAGGCCCAAATTTCGAAAATGATCATGTTAAGAGAATTTCAGCTGAATTGAAGCAATGTAATCTTCCCCATAAAGTGATGATTGATTGTAGTCATGGAAATTCCAATAAAGACTTCCGAAAACAGTCGGAAGTGCTAAAAAATATAGCTTCTCAAATAAGTAATGGTGAAAAAAATATTTTAGGAGTTATGCTTGAAAGTCACTTGAAGGAAGGAAATCAAAAACTTTTAAAAAAAGAAGATCTCCAATTTGGCAAAAGCATTACAGATGCATGTATAGATATAGAAACAACAAGAGAATTACTCGCTATTTTATATAATTCACTTAGTTAG